The Castanea sativa cultivar Marrone di Chiusa Pesio chromosome 11, ASM4071231v1 genome contains a region encoding:
- the LOC142616725 gene encoding uncharacterized protein LOC142616725 — MEPPRNIKEVQSLTERVAALNRFVSKATDKCLPFFKVLKKAQALANFIVEFTPNLGDLDEVNEDKKWVVYVDSSSKLHAGGIGVILKSPEGDKLKYTACLWYQITNNKVEYEALLKGLKLAKSLRAELIVVQGDSQLIMGQVNGICEAKEEWMKKYLSKVKRLIKKFKEASFHQVPKEENMEANALAKVASIEWSMDELDEVQYMPSIDLPEV; from the exons ATGGAGCCACCAAGaaacatcaaagaagtccaatctCTCACTGAACGAGTTGCAGCCCTTAACAGATTTgtttcgaaagctactgacaaatgtttgcCATTTTTCAAGGTCCTCAAGAAG GCTCAAGCTTTAGCGAATTTCATTGTGGAATTCACTCCAAACCTTGGTGATCTAGACGAGGTGAATGAAGATAAGAAATGGGTCGTCTATGTAGATAGTTCGTCCAAACTACATGCAGGAGGCATAGGAGTTATACTGAAATCCCCAGAGGGGGACAAGTTGAAATATACAGCTTGTCTATGGTACCAGATAACCAACAACAAAGTTGAATATGAAGCACTTCTTAAAGGGCTGAAATTGGCTAAATCCTTAAGGGCAGAGTTAATAGTCGTCCAAGGAGACTCTCAATTGATCATGGGTCAAGTAAATGGAATATGTGAAGCTAAGGAAGAATGGATGAAAAAGTATCTCAGCAAGGTGAAGCGACTTATTAAGAAGTTCAAGGAAGCCAGTTTTCATCAAGTTCCCAAGGAAGAAAACATGGAAGCAAATGCCTTAGCAAAAGTAGCGTCGATAGAATGGTCTATGGACGAGCTTGATGAAGtccagtacatgccgagcatagatcTTCCAGAGGTATAA